A section of the Salvelinus alpinus chromosome 36, SLU_Salpinus.1, whole genome shotgun sequence genome encodes:
- the LOC139565043 gene encoding protein ELFN1-like: MTSRGAPMACGGAMVMSAFFWSVAIVYLTHIGRVNGDCWLIEGEKGFVWLAICSQNQPPYEAIPTHINSTIVDLRLNENKIKSIHFSALSRFANLTYLNLTKNEINYIDDGAFSAQFNLQVLQLGFNKLRNLTEGILRGLGKLQYLYLQANLIETVTPNAFLECYSLENIDLSMNRIQQLDGTTFTSLTKLTTCELYTNPFNCSCELLGFVKWLSAFPNRTNERMVCDSPSGVSGYSLLSQNPNNPTFRNALHMLSTVCTDDYVTPYIPVPPETTTLPPDYTPCGLEDCPSGTEPDESMSINPTVINVDVKPSMKLKQVSKTSATITVQIPHPFKKMYSLVLYNNSFFTDIQNLKIQNEDIELKNLKPHTEYTYCVASIKNNLRFNHTCLAVSTGPWNGNERSQNHATATHYIMTILGCLFSMVIVLGVVYYCLRKKRQQDEKHKKAGSLKKSIIELKYGQELEGGTISRMSHKQMMGGESMSRMPYLPSGSEMEQYKLQEIRDDTPKMAKGSYIEVRGTGDHHERRECEMSMPGMSMPGNSQGSVAEISTIAKEVDKVNQIINNCIDALKSESTSFQGVKSGAVSTQEPQLVLISEQPQSKSSFLSPVYKDSYHHSLQRHHTSDVPPKRPSTATGGPMRSPRPYRSESKYIEKTSPTGETILTVTPAAAILRAEAEKIRQYNDHRHSYPDSHQLQIEELEGPGSHKPSILEPLTRPRPRDMAYSPLSPQYHNLSYSSSPEYYCKPHHTIWERFKLRGKRHKDEDEYMAAGHALRKKVQFAKDEDLHDILDYWKGVSAQQKS; encoded by the coding sequence ATGACATCAAGAGGAGCACCAATGGCCTGCGGTGGAGCTATGGTAATGAGTGCCTTTTTCTGGTCTGTGGCCATAGTATATTTGACCCATATAGGCAGAGTCAATGGGGACTGCTGGCTCATCGAAGGCGAGAAGGGTTTTGTGTGGCTGGCCATCTGCAGCCAAAACCAGCCTCCATACGAGGCAATCCCCACGCATATCAACAGCACCATTGTGGACCTTCGGCTCAATGAAAACAAGATCAAAAGTATCCATTTCTCTGCCCTCAGCCGCTTCGCCAACCTGACCTACCTAAACCTGACCAAGAATGAGATCAACTACATTGATGACGGGGCCTTTTCTGCCCAGTTCAACTTACAGGTCCTTCAGTTAGGCTTCAACAAACTCCGTAACCTTACTGAGGGCATCCTCAGGGGTTTGGGCAAgctgcagtacctctacctccaGGCCAACCTGATTGAGACTGTGACACCCAATGCCTTTTTGGAGTGCTATAGCCTGGAAAACATCGACCTCTCCATGAACCGTATCCAGCAGCTAGATGGGACCACGTTTACCAGCCTGACTAAACTGACTACCTGTGAGCTTTACACCAACCCTTTCAACTGTTCCTGTGAACTACTTGGCTTTGTGAAGTGGCTCTCTGCATTCCCCAACAGGACAAATGAACGGATGGTCTGTGACTCCCCATCAGGTGTCTCTGGCTACAGTCTGCTCAGCCAGAATCCTAACAACCCGACTTTTCGGAATGCCCTCCATATGCTCTCCACTGTGTGTACAGACGACTATGTGACGCCGTACATACCTGTGCCTCCTGAGACCACCACACTCCCACCAGACTACACTCCCTGTGGGCTGGAGGACTGTCCCTCCGGAACTGAGCCAGATGAGAGTATGAGTATCAACCCAACGGTGATTAATGTGGATGTAAAACCCAGTATGAAGCTCAAGCAAGTCTCTAAAACAAGCGCCACCATCACTGTTCAGATCCCCCATCCCTTCAAGAAGATGTACAGCCTGGTTCTCTACAATAACAGTTTTTTCACTGATATTCAAAACCTCAAAATTCAGAATGAGGACATTGAACTTAAAAACCTGAAACCCCATACTGAATACACGTACTGTGTCGCTTCTATAAAGAATAATCTTAGATTCAATCATACTTGTCTGGCAGTCTCCACAGGACCCTGGAATGGGAACGAGAGATCACAGAACCATGCAACAGCTACCCACTACATTATGACCATCCTAGGTTGTCTCTTTAGTATGGTGATTGTCCTAGGGGTGGTCTACTATTGCTTGCGTAAAAAACGTCAGCAAGATGAAAAGCACAAAAAGGCCGGCAGCCTAAAGAAAAGTATAATTGAACTAAAATATGGACAAGAGCTCGAAGGGGGAACCATTTCCAGGATGTCACATAAGCAAATGATGGGTGGGGAGAGTATGTCCCGCATGCCATACCTACCATCTGGTAGTGAAATGGAGCAGTACAAACTGCAGGAGATAAGAGATGACACGCCTAAAATGGCCAAGGGAAGTTACATAGAGGTGCGAGGAACCGGGGACCACCATGAACGCAGAGAGTGTGAGATGTCCATGCCTGGGATGTCCATGCCTGGGAACAGCCAAGGGTCAGTGGCCGAGATTTCAACCATTGCAAAAGAGGTGGATAAGGTAAATCAGATCATTAACAACTGTATCGATGCTCTGAAGTCAGAATCCACATCTTTTCAAGGGGTGAAATCAGGAGCTGTGTCCACCCAGGAGCCCCAACTGGTCCTAATATCAGAGCAGCCGCAGAGCAAGTCTAGCTTCCTGTCCCCGGTGTATAAGGACAGCTACCACCACTCGTTACAGAGGCACCACACCTCGGATGTCCCGCCAAAGCGGCCCAGCACTGCCACTGGAGGTCCAATGCGGAGCCCAAGGCCTTACCGCTCAGAGTCCAAGTACATAGAGAAGACCTCACCAACGGGTGAGACCATCCTCACTGTAACGCCAGCCGCTGCCATCCTTAGGGCAGAGGCGGAGAAGATCAGGCAGTACAATGATCACCGGCACTCCTATCCCGACAGCCACCAGCTGCAGATCGAGGAGCTGGAAGGGCCCGGAAGCCACAAGCCCTCCATCCTGGAGCCCCTAACTCGGCCCCGTCCCAGAGACATGGCGTACTCTCCGCTCTCGCCTCAGTACCATAACCTCAGCTACTCCTCCAGTCCTGAGTACTACTGCAAACCACATCACACTATCTGGGAGCGCTTCAAACTCCGCGGCAAACGGCACAAAGATGAGGACGAATACATGGCTGCAGGGCATGCGCTACGTAAAAAAGTGCAGTTTGCCAAGGATGAGGACCTGCATGACATTTTAGACTACTGGAAAGGTGTATCTGCTCAACAGAAATCTTAA